The Tenebrio molitor chromosome 7, icTenMoli1.1, whole genome shotgun sequence region TCGTTGTTGGAAGCCATCGGAGAAACGTACGAAAGTCAGTGGACCGGTCACGACCTTCTGTACGTTCAGACACAATCGGTCGATATGTTGTGGCAAGATTTTAGTCATAAATTAGCGGATCAAGTCCTCCTGCCATTGAACACTTATCAAAGTCAGTTCCCCGAGATGAGGGTGAGTTTAGTTCGAGCGAATACGCGACGTTGTACTACGGGGCGTATGttgcagaaaaaaatcgaCAAGAGGGGTAGAAAATTAGTAGATTACGATAGCCAAAGGCACAGTTTCCAAGCCCTCCAGACAAATATGAAAAAACGAGACGACGCAAAGATCGCCAAGGGGCGGGAACAGTTAGAAGAAGCGAAAAGGACATACGAAATGTTGAATTCAGAACTGCACGACGAGCTTCCAGCTTTATATGATTCCAGGATACTGTTTCTCGTGACGAATTTGCAGACTCTTTTTAACGCTGAACACGTTTTCCATTCAGAAGCGGCTAAAGTAAGTTAATTGGCTGACACGATGTAGCCCAGAAATTCATCCCAGAATAAACCTAACTCGCTCTAAATAGGTCATTTATATAGATGTACGGTGTGCGATCGCAGAAATAACAAATCATGCTAACATTTTAGGTTTTCGGCGAATTAGAAGCTGTTGTTGACAAACTTGCGACCGACAGTCAGCGAGGGTCTTAcagtgttaaaaaaacaaatggtTCTAGTCTGCCTCGTCCGTCGAGCAAAAATTCGTCACCGCTGATTTTAAACAACATCTCACCGATTACCTCGCCACACCGTAAGTGTCCCGACATTTTTCATCCTTGCACTTAATAATTGTACTTATCGTGTTGGCTTTCACTACTGCCCGAAGATTTAATAAATCACTAAATAAACAGATCAACACAGTGGACAAGTCAGTCACTATTTCGTTGGGTttttagatttattaaaaacgaACATTGTTGACATTTTCACAGTGTGGTGGAATCTCGATTGTTAACTGTAATGAGTTTATATGGAACGAGACATTTTCGAGATTTTTCCGcagaaattaattgttttatttcatctATTTATATAACTAACCGTTGTCTATGTTGTGTTAAAGTTGAGCGTGTGTTTTGCAGCTGAAGACCTTTCACAATCCCCAACTAAAAAAGACTCTCCTAAAAGTGAAACTACGCAACTGTATGCTAATGATCCAGTCGTTCCGACAACTCCCACAAAAACAGACTCGACTCCACCGACAACTCCAGTTGATCCACCAACTCCCGTCACTCCCCCCGTGAAAGTTAATCCTCCAGAGATAAACGGAGAGACAACTCCCGATGGTAAACCTTCCTCCCCCGAACCTAGCGCTCCTCAAGCTGCTAATGAGAAAGCCAGTATTAACAATGCccaaacaaacaataaaaatgtcgaGGAACTCTATGATATCCCTAttggtaagtaatttttaaaaatgcatgGTAGTCGTAGGTAGAAATTGTAATCGTTGAAAATGATCCAATAATCTACTGTAATTGGTGGATACATTTTGATAATCAAAACATActaaaattacataattattatgcAAAAAATCGAGACAAGATTatgttgtaaaaataaatgaataaaaagtGTCGTACTCTCGTTTCGATTACTTTGGAGATGTGAGAATGCAATATTGACGAACGTAATTGTGAATTTGTAGGCGCTAGTACTGAAAATTTGCCGCCAGGTGTGTTATATAGAGTAAAGGCTACTTACAAGTACAACAGGGAGGATGTTGACGAGTTGTCGTTTGACGTCGGAGAAATAATTCAAGTGATAGAGTATGACGATCCAGAAGAGCAGGTAACTCAAGTTGTTTTGAATTCAactgattttgaaaaattgtatttatttatttttttaaggagGAGGGTTGGTTGATGGGCCTAAAAGAACATACCGGAGACAAGGGGATGTTCCCAGCGAATTTTACAAGACCACTCTAGGCCACGAACAAAATACGTGGGAATGTATCTTGCACATATACTAACAAAAGGACTTCCAAGATAGTCCGtttatattaaaatgaggTGCCTTAaaagtgaatatttatatgaaaatatagtttttttttagttgtatattttttacaatgagTGCTCACTgttaatttattcattataaATTGATATTGTTtacagattttattaatttcaaataatcGATCtgactttatttaaaatatgttcgAATATGttttaggtaaatttaaataaacaactagTTAGTATTTAAGTACAAATATAAATTCAAATACATTATGAAGAATGTAATCAATCAAATGCTTGCTCATTTCAgcctaaatataaaaattttctccttGAATAACATCAGTAGCTAATGATTTACTGTAGGATaagttttacatttattttaatgcaTTTTTTCTCAGATTATAGTACTGTGAAAGCACtatgaacatttttaattcctgCTTATACATAGCAAGCCTAACTAGTCATCAAAACAATCATCACTGCTcaaatttgataataaatttttactcTTTCAATCAAAGTAGGCATCATCTAGTCACATCTTGTAGACTCATCTCGAAAATTTCTCATCTAATGTCGTTTGGGATCAATAACGTCAGGTGCCAAggatttttgtttattcatgtaatgtccaatttttaaaaaaataagtaggTACTCTATAAGTGACTTTGGGAatctttgtaaatatttacattgttaaagtgattaaagtaattaattatattgttgttttctctacattttttttgaaatgttcatattcgtgccttaaatataattgattattatatatcttgttaattttgtttacattagaTTAGATTTGCTATTCAGGCGAAGGAATGTTATGTGTAGTAAATATCCCTGTACAATAAATGTAACTTATTTTTACTCAgttaattatgttttaatattttattattattattaactaattTTAAGTAGAGTGTATGTTTGGATTATGTTAAAATaaagattaattattatgGTAACGCGTTTTTGTGAATACATGTTTCCTCCCAGTTGTCGGTCACAATACATATTACTCTCAAATCGATCCAGTAAGAGATAATTTAAAACTGGTAATCAGTAAAAACTCCAAGGCAGTGGAAAAATTGAGCGTCAAATAATGAAAGTAGACTGTAGATTGggatttaacttaatttttcttcGCGTAGATGATGAgactataaattaattaatcaaaaccGAAGAACAAATGATTTAGTAATGTCGGAAGTTAAACAGAAAAAATCTCGACAAAAATAATCGGTTTTGTGCAAGTATATACtccaaaaaatatgttaagcagccattaaattaaattacgaAACAAGAAAATTGTTCTGCATGGTTGAACGTTTtcatcaataaaaaaagtttttcagTGATATTTTTATACTTTCTTCAGTTTAGTTAAATTCAAGTGGACTTACCGATTGagattattatcaataaattGGTCATTATTTAATAGCAAACCCCTTAATAGGtttaggaaaattattttctgtaCAAATATTTGGAATACAACTCAttggtattaattttttagagTAGGACCAATCTTTGGACATTTATGTCCATATGAGCGTGTATTTTTTAACGCACACGTGCTAATGAGGGGTGACGGTGATTTTGTGAACAGGCTATAGAGAACGTGCTCCTAATGCTTTAGTTAATGAAAGAAAGGATGTCGGTACTTTTAACAATTGTAGGAAGACTTGTTGCAATTGTTAAATAATATGTCGAGAAGTGCTTATGTAAGCACAagtggaaaatatttaaagagtTCATTTCAAAGCTCAGGGGAAATCTGCGGATGGGCGAAATGTATGTCATGTCTTTATAACCAGTGGAGATAACATGACGTTATTAACATAATGGTATTAGACAAATTTGATACATCAATGTCGAGATGGAATTTTTTGTGCGGTGGATGTGCTATCAAAAGAGTTTTATGATGATTTTAAACGGTGGAGGTTTGGCGGGCTTCGCGCACTTCCTGTTCTGCGTGCACAGTCGGCTGGTACACTGGGCAGCGCCATATTGACAAGAGGCGGCTGCTGTTTGGTGTGAAATGGATTTGTAGTGAACGTGCAAAGTGCATCGGTGCAGTTCCCGTACAGAATCGATGGACAGCGACCCGTGCGGCTATGGTGGCGAGTGGTTGAAGACATAGCGGACTGTGTTGCGCCGTTGGGACCGATTCGTAACCTCAGCCTAGCGCCGCTGTGGACGGCCCTCAGCCGCCCCGATCGCCCTAATCCCGTTACCGGAGGCCGTGGATGAGGCTTCGTCAATCCGCTTACCTTAACAGGATCAAATTCAGCCCCGACGCGACTATAAGAGCATGCCGGC contains the following coding sequences:
- the Amph gene encoding myc box-dependent-interacting protein 1 isoform X1 encodes the protein MAESRGSLLAKSVQKHAGRAKEKILQNLGKVDRTADEIFDEHLQNFTRQQNAANRIQKEFNNYIRCIRAAQAASKSLLEAIGETYESQWTGHDLLYVQTQSVDMLWQDFSHKLADQVLLPLNTYQSQFPEMRKKIDKRGRKLVDYDSQRHSFQALQTNMKKRDDAKIAKGREQLEEAKRTYEMLNSELHDELPALYDSRILFLVTNLQTLFNAEHVFHSEAAKVFGELEAVVDKLATDSQRGSYSVKKTNGSSLPRPSSKNSSPLILNNISPITSPHPEDLSQSPTKKDSPKSETTQLYANDPVVPTTPTKTDSTPPTTPVDPPTPVTPPVKVNPPEINGETTPDGKPSSPEPSAPQAANEKASINNAQTNNKNVEELYDIPIGASTENLPPGVLYRVKATYKYNREDVDELSFDVGEIIQVIEYDDPEEQVTQEEGWLMGLKEHTGDKGMFPANFTRPL
- the Amph gene encoding myc box-dependent-interacting protein 1 isoform X2 is translated as MAESRGSLLAKSVQKHAGRAKEKILQNLGKVDRTADEIFDEHLQNFTRQQNAANRIQKEFNNYIRCIRAAQAASKSLLEAIGETYESQWTGHDLLYVQTQSVDMLWQDFSHKLADQVLLPLNTYQSQFPEMRKKIDKRGRKLVDYDSQRHSFQALQTNMKKRDDAKIAKGREQLEEAKRTYEMLNSELHDELPALYDSRILFLVTNLQTLFNAEHVFHSEAAKVFGELEAVVDKLATDSQRGSYSVKKTNGSSLPRPSSKNSSPLILNNISPITSPHPEDLSQSPTKKDSPKSETTQLYANDPVVPTTPTKTDSTPPTTPVDPPTPVTPPVKVNPPEINGETTPDGKPSSPEPSAPQAANEKASINNAQTNNKNVEELYDIPIGASTENLPPGVLYRVKATYKYNREDVDELSFDVGEIIQVIEYDDPEEQEEGWLMGLKEHTGDKGMFPANFTRPL
- the Amph gene encoding amphiphysin isoform X3; translation: MAESRGSLLAKSVQKHAGRAKEKILQNLGKVDRTADEIFDEHLQNFTRQQNAANRIQKEFNNYIRCIRAAQAASKSLLEAIGETYESQWTGHDLLYVQTQSVDMLWQDFSHKLADQVLLPLNTYQSQFPEMRKKIDKRGRKLVDYDSQRHSFQALQTNMKKRDDAKIAKGREQLEEAKRTYEMLNSELHDELPALYDSRILFLVTNLQTLFNAEHVFHSEAAKVFGELEAVVDKLATDSQRGSYSVKKTNGSSLPRPSSKNSSPLILNNISPITSPHRASTENLPPGVLYRVKATYKYNREDVDELSFDVGEIIQVIEYDDPEEQVTQEEGWLMGLKEHTGDKGMFPANFTRPL